One part of the Phragmites australis chromosome 3, lpPhrAust1.1, whole genome shotgun sequence genome encodes these proteins:
- the LOC133911058 gene encoding peroxidase 2-like, translating into MAASFRLTVVVTCALVLASACQGLELGYYKKTCPRVEAIVRDEVKKFVYKNAGIGAGLIRLIFHDCFVQGCDGSVLLDPTPANPQPEKLSPPNMPSLRGFEVIDAAKDAVEKACPGKVSCADLVAFAARDAAYFLSRFKVKINVPAGRLDGRVSNASEALDNLPPPFFNITQLIDSFAAKGLDAEDMVVLSGAHTVGRSHCSSFVRDRLAVPSDINSWFANILRRKCPANPTPANDRTVNQDIFTPNAFDNQYYKNVLAHKVLFTSDAALITTPATAKMVRDNAYIPGWWEAKFVKAFVKMAAIEVKTGHQGEIRKNCRVVN; encoded by the exons ATGGCTGCTTCCTTCCGGCTCACCGTGGTGGTGACATGCGCCTTGGTGTTGGCGTCGGCGTGCCAGGGCTTGGAGCTGGGCTACTACAAGAAGACGTGCCCCCGCGTGGAGGCCATCGTCAGGGACGAGGTGAAGAAGTTCGTCTACAAGAACGCTGGCATCGGCGCCGGGCTCATCCGCTTGatcttccacgactgcttcgtccaG GGATGTGACGGCTCTGTGCTCCTGGACCCGACGCCGGCGAACCCGCAGCCAGAGAAGCTGAGCCCGCCCAACATGCCCAGCCTCCGTGGCTTCGAGGTGATCGACGCAGCCAAGGACGCAGTCGAGAAGGCCTGCCCTGGCAAGGTGTCCTGCGCGGACCTCGTCGCTTTCGCTGCCCGTGACGCTGCCTACTTCCTCAGCAGGTTCAAGGTCAAGATCAACGTACCCGCGGGCCGCCTCGACGGGCGCGTCTCCAATGCCTCCGAGGCCCTCGACAACTTGCCGCCGCCCTTCTTCAACATCACCCAGCTCATCGACAGCTTCGCTGCCAAGGGGCTCGACGCCGAGGACATGGTCGTGCTCTCAGGCGCGCACACCGTCGGCCGCTCCCACTGCTCGTCCTTCGTCCGCGACCGCCTCGCCGTCCCCTCCGACATCAACTCCTGGTTCGCCAACATCCTGAGGAGGAAGTGCCCCGCCAACCCGACCCCGGCAAACGACCGAACCGTGAACCAGGACATCTTCACTCCCAACGCGTTTGACAACCAGTACTACAAGAACGTGCTGGCGCACAAGGTGCTCTTCACGTCCGACGCGGCGCTGATCACCACGCCGGCCACGGCCAAGATGGTGCGCGACAACGCCTACATCCCCGGGTGGTGGGAGGCCAAGTTTGTAAAGGCATTCGTCAAGATGGCGGCCATCGAGGTGAAGACCGGCCACCAGGGAGAGATCAggaagaactgcagggtcgtcAACTAA